In one Saimiri boliviensis isolate mSaiBol1 chromosome 21, mSaiBol1.pri, whole genome shotgun sequence genomic region, the following are encoded:
- the DESI1 gene encoding desumoylating isopeptidase 1 — protein sequence MEPPNLYPVKLYVYDLSKGLARRLSPIMLGKQLEGIWHTSIVVHKDEFFFGSGGISSCPPGGTLLGPPDSVVDVGSTEVTEEIFLEYLSSLGESLFRGEAYNLFEHNCNTFSNEVAQFLTGRKIPSYITDLPSEVLSTPFGQALRPLLDSIQIQPPGGSSVGRPNGQS from the exons ATGGAGCCGCCGAATCTCTATCCGGTGAAGCTCTACGTGTACGACCTGTCCAAGGGCCTGGCCCGGCGGCTCAGCCCCATCATGCTGG GGAAACAACTGGAAGGCATCTG GCACACCTCCATAGTTGTGCACAAGGATGAGTTCTTCTTCGGCAGTGGTGGTATCTCTAGCTGCCCCCCG GGAGGGACATTGCTTGGGCCCCCAGACTCTGTGGTTGATGTGGGGAGTACAGAAGTCACAGAAGAAATCTTTCTGGAGTACCTGTCCTCCCTGGGGGAGTCCCTATTCCG AGGTGAGGCCTACAACCTCTTCGAACACAACTGTAACACCTTCAGCAACGAAGTGGCACAGTTCCTGACTGGGCGGAAGATTCCTTCTTACATCACAGACCTGCCCTCTGAAGTTCTCTCCAC GCCCTTTGGACAGGCACTTCGGCCCCTCCTGGACTCCATTCAGATCCAGCCTCCAGGAGGGAGCTCCGTGGGCAGACCCAACGGCCAGAGCTAA